In a genomic window of Scyliorhinus torazame isolate Kashiwa2021f chromosome 5, sScyTor2.1, whole genome shotgun sequence:
- the LOC140418681 gene encoding uncharacterized protein yields the protein MEGKSIVHSGEKPFTCCVCGRGFSQSSGLTRHKCCHTEEKPWKCADCGKGFTYPSKLETHRRSHTGERPFTCSKCGKGFTQPSALSTHQRVHTGERPFTCSKCGKGFTISAHLLSHQQVHTDEKPFQCLDCGKCYKRSGELMLHQRVHTDERPFRCSHCGTGFRRSSNLTVHQRIHTVERPFVCAKCGKGFTQPSDLQKHQRIHTDERPFQCPDCGKCYKRFGELLQHQRVHTDERPFRCSHCGTGFRRSSHLTVHQRIHTGERPFVCSECGKGFIQSSELLNHQRIHTDERPFQCPDCGKCYKRSGELIRHQRVHTNKRPFRCSQCGTGFRQSSHLTAHQRIHTRERPYTCSKCGKGFTQSSALQKHQRVHTGERPFICSMCGKGFTTSSYLLRHQRGHK from the coding sequence atggaaggaaaaagcatcgttcacagtggggagaaaccgttcacgtgttgtgtgtgtggacgaggattcagtcaatcatcaggcctAACGAGACACAAATgctgtcacactgaggagaaaccgtggaaatgtgcggactgtgggaaaggattcacttatccatccaagctggaaactcatcggcgcagtcacactggggagagaccattcacctgctccaagtgtgggaagggattcactcagccatccgctctgtccacacaccagcgagttcacactggggagagaccattcacctgctccaagtgtgggaaaggatttactatttcagcccacttgctgagtcaccaacaagttcacactgatgagaaaccgtttcAATGTctggactgcgggaagtgctataaaagatcGGGGGAACTGATGcttcatcaacgtgttcacactgacgagagaccgtttaggtgctctcactgcgggacagggttcagacgatcatctaacctcactgtacatcagcgaattcacacagtggagaggccattcgtctgtgccaagtgtgggaagggattcactcagccatccgacctgcagaagcaccagcgaattcacactgatgagagaccgtttcaatgtccagactgcgggaagtgctataaacgtTTTGGGGAACTGTTAcaacatcaacgtgttcacactgacgagagaccgtttaggtgctctcactgcgggactgggttcaggcgatcatctcacctcactgtacatcagcgaattcacactggggagaggccattcgtttgctccgagtgtgggaagggattcattcagtcatccgaacttctgaatcaccagcgaattcacactgatgagagaccgtttcaatgtccagactgcgggaagtgctacaaacgttctggggaactgattcgccatcaacgtgttcacactaacaagagaccgtttaggtgctctcaatgcgggactgggttcagacaatcatctcacctcactgcacatcagcgaattcacactagggagagaccatacacctgctccaagtgtggaaagggattcactcagtcatccgccctgcagaagcaccaacgagttcacactggggagaggccattcatctgctccatgtgtgggaagggattcaccacttcatcctacctgctgagacaccaacgaggccacaagtaa